In Streptococcus respiraculi, one DNA window encodes the following:
- the brpA gene encoding biofilm formation/cell division transcriptional regulator BrpA, protein MSIGKKIFLMILAIVGLTVGAGVLYATTVLNYSTDSFSKTFKSIGGQEEDHVIEATEPLTVLLMGVDMDQASRGGTWEDGRSDSMILVTVNPKTQKTTMVSLTRDIMVEIANADGSSSGTVEKLNHSYSYGQAPMAIATVEKMLDININRYVEINMDGLIELVDAIGGITVNNTLGFPISISEREPAYTAVVEPGEQHINGNQALVYSRMRYDDPEGDIGRQKRQREVIQAIVKKLLNLNGITQYKPILDAISNNMRTNVSITPSTLPALLGYKDSLKTIESHQLVGEGRMIDELYYQIPTSEELLEVQNIIKDSLGLPISTELKTNVRVSTTATPISVINAYTDLPGITTVGEGGDQTATTGFDTPQ, encoded by the coding sequence ATGAGTATTGGTAAGAAAATTTTTCTCATGATTCTGGCCATTGTGGGCTTAACAGTTGGAGCTGGAGTGCTCTATGCAACAACGGTATTGAATTATTCGACAGATAGTTTTTCGAAGACCTTCAAATCGATTGGGGGACAGGAAGAGGATCATGTGATTGAAGCGACGGAACCTCTTACGGTTCTCTTGATGGGGGTCGATATGGACCAGGCTAGCCGTGGTGGTACTTGGGAAGACGGGCGGAGCGACTCGATGATTTTGGTCACGGTTAATCCCAAAACCCAAAAGACAACCATGGTCAGCTTAACGCGCGATATTATGGTAGAAATTGCAAACGCCGATGGAAGCTCAAGCGGAACTGTTGAAAAGCTCAACCATTCCTACAGTTACGGTCAGGCTCCGATGGCGATTGCAACGGTTGAGAAGATGTTAGACATCAATATCAATCGCTATGTCGAAATCAACATGGACGGGTTAATTGAATTGGTTGATGCGATTGGTGGGATTACTGTGAATAATACCCTCGGTTTTCCGATTTCCATCAGCGAGCGTGAACCGGCCTATACAGCTGTAGTAGAACCTGGAGAGCAACATATTAATGGAAATCAGGCATTAGTTTATTCTCGGATGCGCTACGATGATCCAGAAGGAGATATCGGTCGTCAAAAACGCCAACGTGAAGTGATTCAGGCGATTGTGAAAAAACTGTTGAATCTGAACGGAATTACCCAGTATAAGCCAATTTTAGATGCCATTTCAAACAATATGCGTACGAATGTATCGATTACGCCAAGTACTTTACCAGCCCTTTTAGGTTATAAAGATTCCTTGAAGACAATTGAGAGCCACCAATTGGTCGGTGAGGGTCGGATGATTGATGAGCTCTACTATCAAATTCCAACCAGTGAAGAACTACTGGAAGTTCAAAATATTATTAAAGATTCTCTAGGCTTGCCGATTTCTACGGAATTGAAAACAAATGTCAGAGTTTCAACGACCGCTACCCCTATTTCGGTGATTAATGCCTATACGGATTTACCAGGTATTACTACAGTTGGTGAGGGTGGAGACCAGACAGCAACTACTGGATTTGACACTCCTCAATAA
- a CDS encoding chemotaxis protein produces the protein MKLTHLIAAGTTATIAYLAVKNRDKIAHETTETMDIIHRIKDSYQNIQEQLAFLQAYQEPLQDMAEDLQYKLRVYQQSIAGNLSEIQKIQAKYQEK, from the coding sequence ATGAAACTAACACACCTTATTGCAGCGGGCACAACCGCGACTATCGCCTATCTAGCAGTCAAAAACCGCGACAAAATCGCGCATGAAACGACTGAAACGATGGACATCATCCACCGTATCAAAGACAGTTACCAGAATATCCAAGAACAACTTGCCTTTCTCCAAGCCTATCAGGAGCCACTTCAGGATATGGCCGAAGACCTCCAATACAAACTGCGGGTCTACCAGCAAAGCATTGCAGGAAATCTGAGTGAGATTCAAAAGATACAGGCAAAATACCAAGAAAAGTAA
- a CDS encoding HIT family protein — MSDCIFCSIVAGEIPSSIVYEDDQILAFLDITQVTKGHTLVVPKEHFRNLLEMDEKASTALFAKIPQIAQHLKEKLGASGVNLISNMEVSAGQTVFHTHVHLLPRFDENDGLHISFDANEPDFPALAQLADELRMEAK, encoded by the coding sequence ATGTCAGATTGTATCTTTTGTAGTATCGTTGCTGGAGAGATTCCCTCATCTATTGTCTACGAAGATGATCAGATTCTTGCTTTTTTAGACATCACTCAGGTCACAAAGGGGCATACCCTTGTCGTTCCCAAAGAACACTTCCGCAATCTCCTAGAAATGGATGAAAAGGCAAGCACAGCGCTTTTTGCTAAAATACCACAAATCGCGCAGCATTTAAAAGAAAAGCTTGGAGCAAGCGGAGTCAATCTGATTAGCAACATGGAAGTAAGTGCTGGACAGACTGTTTTTCACACCCATGTCCACCTCTTACCCCGCTTTGATGAAAATGACGGACTACACATTTCCTTTGATGCCAACGAACCTGATTTCCCAGCCCTAGCACAATTAGCAGATGAACTACGCATGGAGGCAAAATGA
- a CDS encoding ABC transporter ATP-binding protein: protein MLEVKNVTGGYVNIPVLKDISFQVADGELVGLIGLNGAGKSTTVKEIIGLLSPYQGQILIDGESLQANPQAYRKKIGFIPETPSLYEELTLKEHLEVVAMAYDLDWDEAFTQAEKLLKIFRLDEKLDWFPVHFSKGMKQKVMIICAFMVSPSLLIVDEPFLGLDPVAIDDLIHLLEEEKAKGTSILMSTHVLDSAEKMCDRFVILHQGEVRAEGDLAELQAAFGREQASLNELYLTLTKEGEGA from the coding sequence ATGTTAGAAGTAAAAAATGTGACGGGGGGCTATGTCAATATCCCTGTTTTAAAAGATATTTCCTTTCAAGTGGCAGATGGTGAGTTAGTCGGCTTGATTGGTTTAAATGGGGCGGGAAAGTCAACTACCGTTAAGGAAATTATTGGACTCTTGTCACCCTATCAAGGACAGATTTTAATTGATGGGGAGAGTCTGCAGGCCAATCCGCAAGCCTACCGCAAAAAAATCGGCTTTATCCCTGAAACACCTAGCCTATATGAAGAATTAACCTTGAAAGAGCATTTGGAAGTGGTGGCTATGGCCTATGACTTGGACTGGGACGAGGCTTTTACTCAGGCTGAAAAGTTGCTTAAAATCTTCCGTTTGGATGAAAAATTAGATTGGTTTCCAGTGCATTTTTCAAAGGGAATGAAGCAAAAAGTGATGATTATTTGTGCCTTTATGGTTAGTCCGAGCCTCCTGATTGTCGATGAGCCCTTTTTGGGACTCGATCCAGTAGCGATTGATGATTTGATTCACTTATTGGAAGAAGAAAAGGCAAAAGGGACGTCTATCTTGATGTCGACCCACGTGCTGGACTCGGCTGAGAAAATGTGCGACCGTTTTGTCATCTTACACCAAGGTGAGGTAAGAGCGGAAGGGGACTTGGCAGAGTTACAGGCAGCATTTGGACGCGAACAGGCGAGCTTGAATGAACTCTATCTTACTCTAACCAAAGAAGGAGAAGGGGCATGA
- a CDS encoding ABC transporter permease, with protein MNGLFQERRQDFTQRCLKYLRYVLNDHFVLVLMVLLGFLALQYRSLLEDFPENPWLVYLLLAVASFLLFFTGRIATYLEAADRIFLLPKEAHVLSLIQGARLRAMLIWGMVQVLGQVLLVPLYLKLGWSLLVFGIYLVVLSVGKYAWLVFQTRFVVQRKLDWDRAVQYEIKRKQSILQFYSLFTHVKGISSDVKRRKYLDMVLTFVKKRQDRTWDYLFVRSFLRSGDFFWLSLRLLALSVASLVLIQESWLATGLAVLFDYLLLFQLLPLYHVYDYQYLTCLYPLSKENKVASFKRIVQCIMYLGVILQVLVGIVVLQEKIYLIVLAGVGIILARLYLGLKSKKLID; from the coding sequence ATGAACGGACTGTTTCAGGAGCGTAGACAGGATTTTACCCAGCGCTGTCTCAAATACCTTCGCTACGTCTTAAATGATCACTTTGTCCTCGTTCTAATGGTTTTGCTTGGCTTTCTAGCCCTGCAATACCGCTCACTCTTAGAAGATTTTCCAGAAAATCCTTGGCTTGTCTATCTATTACTAGCCGTTGCAAGTTTTCTCCTTTTTTTTACAGGACGAATTGCGACCTATTTGGAAGCTGCTGACCGCATTTTTCTCTTGCCAAAAGAGGCGCATGTTCTCAGCTTGATTCAGGGAGCACGCCTGCGTGCTATGTTGATTTGGGGAATGGTGCAGGTTTTGGGACAAGTCTTGCTCGTGCCACTTTATCTGAAACTAGGCTGGTCACTTCTTGTTTTTGGAATCTATCTCGTAGTCTTGTCTGTAGGAAAATATGCTTGGCTCGTCTTTCAGACCCGTTTTGTCGTCCAAAGAAAGTTGGATTGGGATAGGGCGGTGCAGTATGAGATCAAGCGCAAGCAGAGTATTTTACAGTTTTATTCCCTCTTTACTCATGTTAAGGGGATTAGTAGTGATGTCAAACGGCGCAAGTATTTAGATATGGTGCTTACCTTTGTCAAGAAAAGACAAGACAGGACGTGGGATTACTTGTTTGTTCGCAGTTTTTTGCGTTCGGGAGATTTTTTCTGGCTCAGCCTGCGGTTGTTAGCCCTAAGTGTGGCGAGTCTTGTTCTCATTCAGGAATCATGGCTCGCAACGGGATTAGCAGTCTTATTTGACTATCTCTTGCTCTTTCAATTGCTACCGCTCTACCATGTCTATGACTACCAGTACCTGACTTGTTTGTATCCTCTCAGTAAAGAAAATAAGGTGGCGAGTTTTAAGCGCATTGTTCAGTGCATTATGTATTTGGGTGTCATTTTACAGGTGCTAGTTGGAATAGTGGTGTTACAAGAGAAAATCTATCTTATCGTGCTAGCGGGAGTGGGAATCATTTTAGCCCGCCTTTATCTCGGATTGAAATCAAAGAAATTGATTGACTAA
- the ccrZ gene encoding cell cycle regulator CcrZ, whose amino-acid sequence MQFDTSGLRLQSIAGNSGKAFKGMRTDGTPVFVKYEMPPIVSALAHEQITPPVLSANRELGVGQRVEQEWLNGHTLTRSEMGGKQVQQILVRMHYSKMLLNQALQLNYTYQEPQDLVRKWQQEAPARLAKNSYLQSVCSDLLNHLPTFRKDVATFVHGDLHHTNWVETTSGLIYLTDWETACVTDRMLDVAYLLTHYIPRQSWEEWLRSYGYKYNQTVLNKIYWYGQLGYLNQIAKHVESYDMEAANKEIYALRYFRKSYYKEV is encoded by the coding sequence ATGCAATTTGATACAAGCGGACTTCGTCTGCAATCGATCGCAGGAAATAGTGGTAAAGCATTTAAGGGCATGCGAACAGATGGAACGCCCGTTTTTGTCAAATATGAAATGCCTCCGATTGTTTCGGCTTTGGCGCATGAACAGATTACTCCGCCTGTCCTTTCTGCCAATCGAGAGTTGGGAGTTGGCCAGCGTGTGGAGCAGGAATGGCTAAATGGTCATACGTTGACCCGCTCTGAGATGGGAGGCAAGCAGGTTCAGCAGATTTTGGTGCGGATGCACTATTCCAAGATGTTGCTCAACCAAGCCTTACAGTTAAATTATACCTATCAGGAGCCCCAAGATTTGGTTCGCAAGTGGCAGCAAGAAGCGCCAGCTCGCCTTGCTAAAAACAGCTATCTTCAGTCGGTTTGTAGTGACTTGTTGAATCATTTGCCAACTTTCCGTAAGGATGTGGCGACCTTTGTCCATGGGGATTTACACCACACGAATTGGGTAGAGACGACCAGTGGCTTGATTTATCTGACAGACTGGGAGACAGCTTGTGTAACAGACCGAATGCTTGATGTGGCCTATTTATTGACCCACTATATTCCAAGACAATCCTGGGAAGAATGGCTCAGAAGCTACGGCTACAAGTACAATCAAACGGTTTTAAACAAGATTTACTGGTATGGTCAGCTAGGTTATCTCAACCAAATTGCTAAACATGTCGAAAGCTATGACATGGAAGCTGCCAATAAAGAAATTTACGCCTTACGGTATTTCCGTAAGAGCTATTACAAGGAAGTATGA
- the trmB gene encoding tRNA (guanosine(46)-N7)-methyltransferase TrmB yields MRVRNRKGASDMLAAYPQYVILTPEECKGKWANIFGNSNPIHIEVGSGKGRFITGMAAQNPDINYIGIDIQMTVLSYALDRVVETGLPNIKLLQVDGSSLTNYFAPAEIDRLYLNFSDPWPKKRHEKRRLTYKSFLDTYKEILPEKGEIHFKTDNRGLFEYSLVSFSQYGMTLNGVWLDLHASAMEGNVMTEYEEKFSKKGQVIYRVEAEF; encoded by the coding sequence ATGAGAGTAAGAAATCGTAAAGGAGCTAGCGATATGCTAGCAGCATACCCTCAGTATGTTATCTTGACTCCTGAGGAGTGTAAAGGAAAATGGGCGAACATTTTTGGAAATAGTAATCCCATTCATATCGAAGTGGGTTCTGGAAAAGGACGCTTCATTACAGGGATGGCAGCTCAGAACCCTGATATTAACTATATCGGGATTGACATCCAGATGACAGTGCTAAGTTATGCTTTGGATCGTGTGGTCGAGACAGGTTTGCCCAATATTAAATTGTTGCAGGTGGATGGCTCTAGCTTGACCAACTACTTTGCACCAGCAGAAATTGATCGGCTCTACCTCAATTTTTCAGATCCTTGGCCGAAGAAACGCCATGAAAAACGCCGCTTGACCTACAAGAGCTTTTTGGATACCTATAAGGAAATTCTACCAGAAAAGGGAGAAATTCATTTCAAGACCGACAATCGTGGCCTGTTTGAATACAGTCTTGTTAGCTTTTCTCAGTATGGCATGACGCTAAACGGTGTCTGGCTTGATTTGCACGCCAGCGCCATGGAAGGTAATGTCATGACCGAGTACGAAGAAAAGTTCTCCAAGAAGGGACAAGTTATTTATCGTGTGGAGGCTGAGTTTTAA
- the rimP gene encoding ribosome maturation factor RimP encodes MATIVDIVTQAIAPHIEAPYELVDVEYGKMGGDYVLSIFVDKVGGISLNDTAELSEVISPLLDQIHPDPFPEQYMLEVTSPGLERPLKNAEAVAKAVGQYIHVKLYQAIDKNKIFEGTLLSFENQELVIEYMDKTRKKHVTIPYQAVAKARLAVKI; translated from the coding sequence ATGGCAACAATTGTAGACATTGTCACGCAGGCGATTGCTCCTCACATCGAGGCTCCCTATGAGCTGGTGGATGTGGAATATGGCAAGATGGGTGGCGATTATGTCCTATCTATTTTTGTAGATAAGGTAGGAGGGATTTCCCTCAATGATACAGCCGAATTATCGGAAGTGATCAGCCCGCTTTTGGATCAGATTCATCCGGATCCCTTTCCAGAACAGTACATGCTGGAAGTGACCAGTCCTGGTCTTGAGCGACCGTTAAAAAATGCTGAGGCAGTTGCGAAAGCTGTTGGTCAGTATATCCATGTTAAACTTTATCAAGCAATTGATAAAAATAAGATTTTCGAGGGAACGCTCCTCTCCTTTGAAAATCAAGAGCTAGTCATCGAATACATGGATAAAACCAGAAAAAAACACGTTACCATTCCCTATCAGGCAGTCGCTAAAGCACGTTTGGCTGTCAAAATTTAA
- the nusA gene encoding transcription termination factor NusA, with protein sequence MSKEMLEAFRILEEDKGIKKEDIIEAVMESLRSAYKRRYGQSESAAIEFDEKKGDFRVYTVREVVDEVFDSRLEISLKDALAISSAYELGDKIKFEESPAEFGRVAAQSAKQTIMEKMRKQTRAITYNTYKAHEKEIMSGTVERFDNRFIYVNLGNIEAQLSKQDQIPGEVFQSHDRIEVYVYKVEDNARGVNVFVSRSHPEMIKRLMEQEIPEVYDGTVEIMSVAREAGDRTKVAVRSHNPNVDAIGTIVGRGGSNIKKITGKFHPARYDAKLDRMIPIEENIDVIEWVPDEAEFIYNAIAPAEVDQVIFDTEDGKHATVVVPDDKLSLAIGRRGQNVRLAAHLTGFRIDIKSASEYEAMEAALYGEAEVAETVETEEVGE encoded by the coding sequence ATGAGTAAAGAAATGCTAGAAGCCTTCCGTATTTTAGAGGAAGACAAGGGGATTAAAAAAGAAGACATCATTGAGGCAGTTATGGAGTCGCTCCGTTCAGCCTACAAACGTCGCTACGGTCAGTCCGAATCCGCTGCGATTGAGTTTGATGAGAAAAAAGGAGATTTTCGTGTCTACACTGTCCGTGAGGTAGTAGATGAAGTCTTTGATAGTCGTCTTGAAATTAGCTTGAAAGATGCCTTGGCGATTTCTTCAGCCTACGAATTAGGGGATAAGATTAAGTTTGAAGAATCACCGGCAGAATTTGGTCGTGTAGCAGCTCAATCTGCGAAACAGACTATTATGGAAAAAATGCGCAAGCAGACCCGTGCCATTACCTACAATACCTATAAGGCGCATGAAAAAGAAATCATGTCGGGAACAGTTGAACGCTTTGATAATCGCTTCATCTATGTCAACTTGGGCAATATCGAAGCACAATTATCCAAACAAGACCAGATTCCTGGCGAAGTTTTCCAATCGCATGACCGTATCGAAGTCTATGTTTATAAGGTTGAAGATAATGCGCGTGGTGTCAATGTTTTTGTAAGTCGTAGCCACCCTGAGATGATCAAGCGTTTAATGGAGCAAGAAATCCCAGAAGTCTATGATGGTACAGTAGAAATCATGAGTGTTGCTCGTGAGGCAGGTGATCGGACCAAGGTTGCGGTGCGCAGCCACAATCCAAACGTGGACGCTATCGGAACAATCGTTGGTCGGGGTGGTTCAAACATCAAGAAGATTACAGGCAAATTCCACCCAGCACGCTATGATGCTAAATTGGACCGTATGATTCCAATCGAAGAAAATATCGATGTCATCGAGTGGGTTCCAGATGAAGCAGAGTTCATCTACAATGCCATCGCCCCAGCAGAAGTTGACCAAGTTATCTTTGATACAGAAGATGGTAAGCATGCGACAGTTGTCGTACCAGATGATAAGCTCTCTCTTGCCATTGGTCGTCGCGGACAAAATGTGCGCTTGGCAGCGCATTTGACAGGCTTCCGCATCGATATCAAATCTGCTTCAGAATATGAAGCCATGGAAGCTGCACTTTATGGTGAAGCAGAGGTTGCAGAAACTGTCGAAACAGAAGAAGTAGGCGAATAA
- the rnpM gene encoding RNase P modulator RnpM: protein MAKARKIPLRKSVVSGEIIDKRDLLRIVKNKEGQVFIDPTGKANGRGAYIKLDNDEAAQAKKKRVFDRAFSMEVAAAFYDELIAYVDHKVKRRELGLE, encoded by the coding sequence ATGGCAAAAGCTAGAAAAATCCCCTTACGAAAATCAGTTGTTTCTGGAGAGATTATTGACAAGCGTGATTTATTACGTATTGTGAAAAATAAGGAAGGCCAAGTCTTTATTGACCCGACAGGTAAAGCAAATGGTCGTGGGGCCTATATCAAGCTGGATAATGATGAAGCAGCTCAGGCCAAGAAAAAACGCGTCTTTGACCGTGCGTTTAGCATGGAAGTAGCCGCAGCATTTTATGACGAATTGATTGCCTATGTTGATCACAAGGTCAAAAGGAGAGAACTGGGTCTTGAATAA
- a CDS encoding YlxQ-related RNA-binding protein: protein MLITRSKGENWVLNNQQRILNLLGLAQRAGRLISGEELVVESIQKQKAKLVFLAQDAGPNLSKKITDKSHTYQVEVVTAFSTLELSSAVGKPRKVLAVTDAGFTKKMRSIME from the coding sequence ATGTTGATCACAAGGTCAAAAGGAGAGAACTGGGTCTTGAATAACCAGCAAAGAATATTAAATTTACTCGGATTGGCGCAACGGGCTGGTCGCCTGATTTCAGGTGAAGAGTTGGTCGTTGAAAGCATTCAAAAGCAAAAGGCAAAGCTAGTCTTTCTAGCACAGGATGCAGGTCCCAACCTAAGTAAGAAAATCACAGATAAGAGTCATACCTATCAGGTAGAAGTTGTTACCGCGTTTTCAACGCTGGAATTAAGCTCAGCAGTCGGTAAGCCACGTAAGGTACTGGCTGTGACAGATGCTGGATTTACTAAGAAAATGAGGTCTATTATGGAATAG